The Catellicoccus marimammalium M35/04/3 region GATTAGCATCACACAAATTGCCAGTAAAAACTAAAATCGTAAAACGTGAAGAAATGGGTGGTGAATCTAATGAAGGTTAATGAAATTCGTGAATTAACTCCTGCAGACATGATTGCTAAGGAAAAAGAATTTAAACAAGAATTATTCAACTTACGTTTCCAACTTGCTACAGGTC contains the following coding sequences:
- the rpmC gene encoding 50S ribosomal protein L29 is translated as MKVNEIRELTPADMIAKEKEFKQELFNLRFQLATGQLENTARIKEVRKSIARIKTVLREQEQQAK